The following coding sequences lie in one Mycobacterium sp. DL440 genomic window:
- a CDS encoding SAVED domain-containing protein, which produces MTERTARRVWIAAGGRCTICNKYLASDETTGDDVMVGQLAHIVGWSTAPGSPRGSADLDPALRNEADNIMLLCYDQHKVVDDKSLWDKYDQNTLRAMKRDHEGRIRALTAMGRERSTTVLRVVGSIHDQPVDLTQARVRGALFTRERFPDWTLSGLDDYEVDLRAVPGEQEGTPLYWASARAHLQERLGRLRTLVAKGSVTHVSVFPLARIPVLILLGTMLDDTVPTDLYPKQRDGDEGWGWTPDGPDVGFSFTQLRQGTNHSNVALLVSVSGSVDLTRLPPEIDHTFTIYELSPIEALPAPGIIQTQPSLEAFSRAWRALLAHVEANHQNISSIRTFPAVPAVAAVSMGRHLMRAAHPALHIFDRATGNHTYQFTTSTDHPNQ; this is translated from the coding sequence GTGACAGAACGCACGGCGCGACGCGTGTGGATCGCTGCTGGCGGCCGATGCACCATCTGCAACAAGTACCTCGCCAGCGACGAAACGACTGGTGATGATGTGATGGTCGGTCAGCTGGCGCACATCGTCGGATGGTCTACCGCACCGGGCTCACCGCGAGGATCGGCAGACCTCGATCCTGCGTTGCGCAACGAGGCCGACAACATCATGTTGCTGTGCTACGACCAGCACAAGGTCGTCGACGACAAGTCGTTGTGGGACAAGTACGACCAGAACACGCTGCGCGCGATGAAGCGCGATCATGAAGGCCGGATCCGAGCGCTTACCGCGATGGGGCGCGAGCGCTCAACGACGGTCTTGAGAGTCGTAGGCAGCATCCATGACCAGCCCGTCGATTTGACGCAAGCCCGGGTGCGTGGCGCGCTGTTCACCCGAGAACGGTTCCCGGACTGGACTTTAAGTGGGCTTGACGACTACGAAGTCGACCTCCGCGCAGTACCGGGTGAACAGGAAGGCACCCCGCTTTACTGGGCATCGGCACGAGCCCACCTGCAGGAGCGACTCGGGCGCCTGCGCACCTTGGTCGCCAAAGGTTCCGTCACTCACGTGTCGGTATTTCCGCTGGCCCGAATTCCAGTTCTGATCCTGCTGGGAACGATGCTGGACGACACAGTACCCACCGACCTGTACCCGAAACAACGCGACGGCGATGAGGGCTGGGGTTGGACCCCCGACGGACCCGACGTCGGATTCAGCTTCACCCAACTTCGGCAGGGAACCAACCACAGCAACGTCGCCCTGCTCGTATCGGTGTCCGGATCAGTAGATCTCACCCGACTTCCGCCTGAAATCGACCACACCTTCACCATCTACGAGCTCTCACCGATTGAGGCACTCCCCGCACCCGGCATCATCCAGACCCAGCCGTCGCTAGAGGCGTTCAGCCGCGCCTGGCGAGCCTTACTCGCACACGTCGAGGCCAATCATCAAAACATCAGTTCCATTCGCACATTCCCCGCGGTCCCCGCGGTCGCGGCAGTGAGCATGGGCCGTCACCTGATGCGCGCAGCCCACCCTGCGCTGCACATTTTTGACCGCGCAACTGGAAATCACACTTACCAATTCACCACATCGACGGACCATCCGAATCAGTAA